The proteins below are encoded in one region of Bombus vancouverensis nearcticus chromosome 8, iyBomVanc1_principal, whole genome shotgun sequence:
- the LOC117159546 gene encoding BRISC and BRCA1-A complex member 1 isoform X1, which translates to MSNTGSASCFIPDLKSSYSDEDNTLVRNLSGMNLPEKILFVIDTTRERNCTPFKLSTGASYMPLFMIKRTIENFIYIKSIIQHSHEYALMILNSHSSQWICDFTNNTNSIVNHLNLINDDLLEEDKKSYDFGQMFDEIQRNLPLPTKEHDTAVPAFVVRVILVYSRSNSVPKFHIDKKPLDTLTRNPYFFIDVLYVHEPPCSENLCEEVYSEIAKLDTTNFSYILEVGRNAAKLHDSMAKLLAHPLQRPPQKDVCYAICPSPGSQETCNNI; encoded by the coding sequence ATGAGTAACACTGGCAGCGCTTCGTGTTTTATTCCGGATCTCAAGTCATCATATTCCGATGAAGATAACACGTTGGTGCGAAATTTGTCAGGAATGAATTTACCTGAGAAAATTCTATTCGTAATCGATACGACAAGGGAGAGAAATTGTACTCCTTTTAAACTTTCTACAGGAGCTAGCTATATGCCTCTGTTTATGATAAAACGAActattgaaaattttatttacattaaatCTATCATTCAACATAGTCATGAATATGCATTAATGATTTTGAATTCTCACAGCTCTCAATGGATATGCGATTTTACCAATAACACCAACAGCATTGTTAATCACTTGAATCTTATTAATGATGATCTTCTAGAAGAAGATAAAAAATCATACGATTTTGGGCAAATGTTTGATGAAATACAACGAAACTTACCTCTACCAACAAAAGAACATGACACAGCTGTTCCAGCATTTGTTGTCAGAGTAATTTTAGTGTATTCACGCTCCAACAGTGTACCAAAATTTCATATTGATAAAAAACCTTTAGATACTCTTACAAGAAatccatatttttttatagatgTATTGTATGTACATGAACCACCTTGCTCAGAAAATTTATGCGAAGAAGTTTATTCTGAAATAGCAAAATTGGATACAACAAATTTTTCATACATATTAGAAGTAGGAAGGAACGCAGCAAAATTGCATGACAGTATGGCTAAACTACTGGCACATCCCCTACAAAGGCCACCTCAAAAAGATGTATGTTATGCAATTTGTCCATCTCCTGGTTCTCAAGAAACATGTAATAATATTTAA
- the LOC117159546 gene encoding BRISC and BRCA1-A complex member 1 isoform X2, which produces MKITRCSQWICDFTNNTNSIVNHLNLINDDLLEEDKKSYDFGQMFDEIQRNLPLPTKEHDTAVPAFVVRVILVYSRSNSVPKFHIDKKPLDTLTRNPYFFIDVLYVHEPPCSENLCEEVYSEIAKLDTTNFSYILEVGRNAAKLHDSMAKLLAHPLQRPPQKDVCYAICPSPGSQETCNNI; this is translated from the exons ATGAAGATAACACGTTG CTCTCAATGGATATGCGATTTTACCAATAACACCAACAGCATTGTTAATCACTTGAATCTTATTAATGATGATCTTCTAGAAGAAGATAAAAAATCATACGATTTTGGGCAAATGTTTGATGAAATACAACGAAACTTACCTCTACCAACAAAAGAACATGACACAGCTGTTCCAGCATTTGTTGTCAGAGTAATTTTAGTGTATTCACGCTCCAACAGTGTACCAAAATTTCATATTGATAAAAAACCTTTAGATACTCTTACAAGAAatccatatttttttatagatgTATTGTATGTACATGAACCACCTTGCTCAGAAAATTTATGCGAAGAAGTTTATTCTGAAATAGCAAAATTGGATACAACAAATTTTTCATACATATTAGAAGTAGGAAGGAACGCAGCAAAATTGCATGACAGTATGGCTAAACTACTGGCACATCCCCTACAAAGGCCACCTCAAAAAGATGTATGTTATGCAATTTGTCCATCTCCTGGTTCTCAAGAAACATGTAATAATATTTAA